GAAACTTTCCTGCCAGCCGGTCAAGTTTGAAACAAGGGAGGAAAAAAGTAGGATGAATACTCCTACGATTAATGCACCACTAGAGTCGAGTGTAAGAAGAAATCGAGCCTGTTTCATTTATAAAATAGTAATAGAACGAACATTAAAACTTGGATCGTAATTAGAGAAGATATAGATTCAAAGATCCATAATTTCAAATGTTTGCCCTTCCAGATCACATCGATAGAGCTGGATGTAAATATAAATCCGAACCATAGAATAAAAGCGATAGATTGTCCATGAGCTTTATTTTGCAGGCTCATATATTGTAGGATCAATGAGATGGAAAATGCAGTAGCTACAAAAACACAGAAGTTCAAAAATATTCGGATCCCAAGATTCTTCTTCTCTTCTTGAGTAGGTAGATTCAGAAATTTTGAAAGACCGAAATAAAGGGGGCCACTAAAAATAAAGGCGCAGATAAATCCGGCTACTCCAGCAACAATAGGTGCT
The DNA window shown above is from Leptospira dzoumogneensis and carries:
- a CDS encoding DUF1761 family protein, producing MIESIVAPIVAGVAGFICAFIFSGPLYFGLSKFLNLPTQEEKKNLGIRIFLNFCVFVATAFSISLILQYMSLQNKAHGQSIAFILWFGFIFTSSSIDVIWKGKHLKLWIFESISSLITIQVLMFVLLLFYK